From Roseburia hominis, the proteins below share one genomic window:
- the thiS gene encoding sulfur carrier protein ThiS — protein MIHLTVNGSPIQLEAPTTVTDYLTAHGYALTRIAVELNGAILSKANYATTFLTEADTMEVVTFVGGG, from the coding sequence ATGATCCATCTTACCGTAAACGGCTCCCCCATCCAACTGGAGGCGCCCACAACCGTAACGGACTACCTGACCGCCCATGGTTACGCTCTCACAAGGATTGCAGTAGAACTAAACGGAGCCATACTTTCCAAAGCAAATTACGCTACGACCTTCCTCACCGAAGCCGACACAATGGAAGTAGTGACCTTCGTAGGAGGCGGCTAA
- the thiF gene encoding sulfur carrier protein ThiS adenylyltransferase ThiF translates to MNVFTKSEIYEALSARHSPETQALLTDARVAIAGLGGLGSNVAFLLARIGVGHLHLIDFDAVDLTNLNRQQYFMEHAGLPKPEALKSELLHINPYLDIRTDFVKVTEENLQELFSDDDIICEAFDAPEAKSMLANGILEHFPDKKLISASGMAGYESSNLIHTRRVTRNFYLCGDEVTEATYGNGLMAPRVAICAAHEANMITRIILGQEDV, encoded by the coding sequence ATGAACGTATTTACGAAATCCGAAATTTACGAAGCGCTGAGCGCCCGCCACTCTCCCGAGACCCAGGCCCTTCTTACCGACGCCCGCGTCGCCATTGCGGGACTTGGAGGGCTCGGCTCCAACGTGGCCTTCTTGCTGGCGCGCATCGGTGTCGGTCATCTTCATCTCATCGATTTCGATGCCGTGGACCTGACCAACTTAAACCGCCAGCAATACTTTATGGAACATGCCGGCCTCCCCAAGCCTGAAGCCCTGAAATCGGAACTTTTGCACATCAATCCTTACCTGGATATCCGCACCGACTTCGTCAAGGTGACTGAAGAAAACCTGCAGGAACTCTTTTCCGACGACGACATCATTTGTGAGGCCTTCGATGCCCCGGAAGCCAAATCCATGCTAGCAAATGGCATACTGGAGCATTTTCCGGACAAGAAGCTCATATCCGCTTCTGGAATGGCCGGATATGAAAGCAGTAACCTTATTCATACCCGCCGAGTTACCCGTAACTTCTACCTTTGCGGCGATGAAGTCACGGAAGCGACGTATGGCAATGGGCTCATGGCGCCAAGAGTGGCCATTTGCGCCGCCCATGAAGCAAACATGATTACACGCATAATCCTTGGTCAGGAAGATGTATAG
- a CDS encoding thiazole synthase has protein sequence MTPTTDKFLLGNHEFTSRFILGSGKFSLDLVKACIEKAGAQIITLALRRANEGGLANILDYIPDTVILLPNTSGARNAEEAVRIARLSREVCGSDFVKIEVIHDSKYLLPDNYETIKATEVLAKEGFVVMPYMYPDLNAARDLANAGAACIMPLGSPIGSNKGICTKDFIQILIDEIDLPIIVDAGIGRPSQACEAMEMGAAAVMANTAIATAGDIPAMAEAFKKAIEAGRSAYLSGLGRTLEKGASASSPLTGYIQD, from the coding sequence ATGACACCAACAACCGACAAATTCCTCTTAGGAAACCACGAATTCACCTCCCGTTTCATTCTCGGCTCCGGCAAGTTTTCCCTCGACCTGGTAAAAGCCTGCATCGAAAAGGCCGGGGCCCAGATTATCACCCTTGCCCTGCGCCGTGCAAATGAAGGAGGCCTTGCCAATATCCTGGACTATATTCCGGACACCGTAATCCTCCTCCCCAACACCTCCGGCGCAAGAAACGCCGAGGAGGCTGTCCGCATCGCCCGCCTTTCCCGCGAGGTATGCGGCAGTGATTTTGTGAAAATTGAAGTCATCCATGACTCCAAATATCTCCTCCCGGACAACTACGAGACCATCAAGGCAACCGAAGTGCTCGCTAAGGAAGGCTTCGTGGTCATGCCTTACATGTACCCGGATTTGAACGCCGCCCGTGACCTTGCAAATGCAGGTGCCGCCTGCATCATGCCCCTCGGCTCCCCAATCGGCTCCAACAAGGGAATCTGCACCAAGGACTTCATTCAGATTCTGATCGACGAAATCGACCTGCCCATCATCGTAGATGCCGGAATCGGTCGTCCATCCCAGGCATGCGAGGCGATGGAAATGGGTGCTGCCGCCGTCATGGCAAACACTGCCATCGCCACCGCGGGAGATATCCCGGCTATGGCGGAAGCATTTAAGAAAGCCATCGAAGCCGGAAGAAGCGCCTACTTATCCGGCCTTGGACGAACCCTGGAAAAAGGTGCCAGCGCCTCCTCTCCGCTGACGGGATACATACAAGATTAG
- the thiH gene encoding 2-iminoacetate synthase ThiH produces the protein MEKQHLNESILNEEILEDLKQNRIDHMTYLPGMEVLKSDIMNRVIEATAHYDYDSYTADDVRCALAHDNRSPEDFAALLSPAALPYLEEIAQAAQRETRKHFGNSINMFTPLYIANYCENYCIYCGFNCHNKINRAKLTPAQIELEMEAIARTGLQEILILTGESRAKSDVKYIGEACKIARNYFKVIGLEVYPMNADEYAYLHECGADYVTVFQETYNSDKYESLHLAGHKRIFPYRVNAQERAIIGGMRGVGFGALLGLDDFRKDAFATGYHAYLLQRKYPHAEIAFSCPRLRPIINNDRINPMDVHERQLLQVVCAYRLFMPFASITISTRECARVRDNMVKIAATKISAGVSTGIGGHVDEIEEKGDDQFEISDERTVDEVFHALLEQNLQPVMNDYVYV, from the coding sequence ATGGAAAAACAGCATTTGAACGAAAGTATCTTAAACGAAGAAATTCTGGAAGATTTGAAACAGAACCGAATCGACCACATGACCTACCTTCCCGGTATGGAAGTTCTAAAGTCCGACATCATGAACCGGGTCATTGAAGCCACAGCGCATTATGATTACGACAGCTATACAGCAGACGACGTGCGATGCGCCCTCGCCCACGATAACCGATCGCCGGAGGATTTCGCCGCTCTTCTCTCCCCCGCCGCCCTCCCATATCTGGAGGAAATCGCACAGGCAGCCCAGAGAGAAACGCGCAAACATTTCGGCAACAGCATCAATATGTTCACGCCGCTCTACATCGCCAACTACTGCGAAAACTACTGCATTTACTGCGGCTTCAACTGCCACAACAAGATCAACCGGGCAAAACTGACTCCTGCACAGATTGAGTTGGAAATGGAAGCCATCGCCAGGACCGGACTTCAGGAAATCTTGATTCTGACCGGGGAGAGCCGCGCAAAATCGGATGTGAAATATATTGGGGAAGCGTGTAAGATCGCAAGAAACTATTTTAAAGTCATTGGGCTGGAAGTCTACCCGATGAATGCAGACGAATACGCCTACCTTCATGAATGCGGTGCCGACTATGTCACCGTTTTCCAGGAGACTTACAATTCCGACAAGTACGAATCGCTTCATCTTGCCGGGCACAAACGGATTTTCCCGTACCGGGTAAATGCGCAGGAGCGGGCGATCATCGGCGGTATGCGCGGAGTCGGCTTCGGCGCCCTCTTAGGGTTGGACGATTTCCGCAAAGACGCATTTGCCACTGGGTATCATGCGTACCTTCTGCAGCGGAAATACCCCCACGCCGAGATTGCATTTTCCTGTCCCCGTCTCCGTCCGATCATCAACAATGACAGGATTAATCCGATGGATGTCCATGAACGGCAGCTTCTGCAGGTCGTATGTGCTTACCGCCTGTTCATGCCGTTTGCAAGTATTACTATTTCCACGAGAGAATGCGCCCGTGTGCGTGACAATATGGTAAAAATCGCCGCCACCAAGATTTCTGCGGGAGTCAGCACCGGAATCGGAGGACATGTAGATGAAATTGAAGAAAAAGGAGACGACCAGTTCGAGATTTCCGACGAAAGGACGGTAGACGAGGTCTTCCACGCCCTTTTGGAGCAGAACCTCCAGCCGGTCATGAATGATTATGTGTACGTATAA
- a CDS encoding thiamine phosphate synthase, producing the protein MIMCTYKNRIEGSAPATGSTGKFPHITISEYPDDIFQNIIAVTNRRLAARPLPEQVERVCRYHPKAVILREKDLSETEYTALAQEIMEICKKYDVPCILHTYLNTAKELGCPAIHLPLPLLRKYADRSGPAISTLTTIGVSVHSAREALEAELLGAAYLTAGHIYATDCKKGIPPSGTGFLRKVCQSVSIPVYAIGGIKPDPRQISEIISCGASGGCIMSGMMTL; encoded by the coding sequence ATGATTATGTGTACGTATAAAAATAGAATCGAAGGTTCCGCACCTGCAACCGGCTCCACGGGGAAATTTCCCCATATAACAATTTCCGAATATCCTGATGACATTTTTCAAAATATCATCGCCGTCACAAACCGCCGCCTCGCTGCCCGGCCCCTGCCGGAGCAGGTGGAGAGAGTCTGCCGGTATCACCCCAAGGCCGTGATACTGCGCGAGAAGGATTTATCCGAGACTGAATATACCGCTTTGGCACAGGAAATTATGGAAATCTGTAAGAAATATGATGTACCTTGTATCCTCCATACGTATTTAAACACAGCAAAGGAACTCGGCTGTCCGGCCATTCATCTGCCATTGCCGTTATTGCGGAAATATGCGGACCGTTCCGGCCCCGCCATTTCCACACTGACTACAATTGGCGTTTCCGTTCACTCTGCCCGGGAAGCTCTGGAAGCCGAGCTCCTTGGCGCTGCCTACCTCACTGCCGGACACATTTACGCTACCGACTGCAAAAAAGGAATCCCGCCCAGCGGGACGGGATTCCTACGCAAAGTCTGCCAAAGTGTATCGATTCCGGTCTACGCGATCGGCGGGATCAAACCGGACCCTCGGCAGATATCGGAAATTATTTCCTGCGGCGCGTCCGGAGGGTGCATCATGTCAGGTATGATGACGCTGTAA